aatcctccGGTAATAACAAATCTTGGAATCGTAAAAGGTTCCCCTGATGctaatatccaatttcaaacaatttttcatcaaaattggcctaatcatctccctatatatactgatgcctctaagctctcgccgaccggctgcgttggtgcagcttgttggattcctaaatttaaaatagccctattatttaaatgtcccccCGAAACCTCTGTATTCTCCGGTGAGGCCATCGCTTTACTGGAAGCCGTAAAGTATGCCCTGTCACACAATATtcagcaaacaattattttatgtgactcactaagctgtctgttagccattaaagagaatccttttcgtagcagatcaagactttcaatcgtttttaagatcagagaggccctgttgtcctgtcatcaacaAGGGCTACAAGTCCTGCTGGTCTGGATTCCTAGCCATTCAGCTATATCTGGTAATGAGATGGCAGACTCATATGCTAAGATTGCTATCCAATCTGGTACATTAGAGCATTTTGCCAACACATCTCAGGATTTGCTTTCTCTTGCCAAAGCTGAATTGATTAAATCCTGGAATTCTTTTTggttttcatcaaaattggtcaagggtaaatattattcggcgttacaacctgaaattccgaggcgaccttggttttcatctcacaggcacgctgaccgttgggtcacctccaccatctgtcggttacgcctcggccattcatgcacacctactcatctagcaaaaatcagagttcgtgatcactcgctgtgtgaatgtggcctagacgaaggctctgcaacccatatcctgttcctttgccctaaacttcttcgtcccatttatgacatcctccctcctaaagtccctcgccctataaatgttgaatgtttgttgacgtttgtgtttagtccattttgttcaatcttatgtaaatatatcaaattaaataaaattaagttgtgaatagtcaaatttttcatattttattacatatatagtttagaatactaacaactatttttttttttaattatcctattattaactcttaatgtttgtgttgttctaggttaaggattaacaaggaaattaatactactattcttgactttaaaattcaattgagtttagtgtctcaaccgtaccgatcaatctcattcgtgtcttctccatcctacgtgacattggcgaaataatctgtgccctgccggcacaactaaaagccattaaactaagaattgaattgaattgagttgttcaaaataatttatataaaacttcgatttttaagattataattaatgaatgtaGCActataattgatttagaatCCATTACATGGTAATGGTATATAATCCATTACATGGTAAATGGTAATCCATTACATGGAAACATAGGTTtatggtatatttattaaatgtatgattcaagcaaattactttaataattctAAACCTTGAAGTAGAACTACTCCTGGTTGCTCAAAGAAAAGTTCATCAATTTAGTAAAATcgtaatataagtttaattactATACGGTTTACATCTGAATTtagtaagatataaaaaaacaaatttctagatttttattgttaaaaacaaaacacatattAAGTTAAACAAAAAAGAGACAATCTATATTGCTAATCGTAATATACCAAAAAtgggttttttattattgagaaTGTATCGATATTGATCGTTACTAATTTTGAGTTTTTGACACCTTGTTGTTTTTGACGTCCTGTTAGACATCACTAGTAATACATTCTGATAatttgataaacaaataaattcgaatttcattcataaattaaatattgctgcAGATTCTGGGTATCTGGGAAGATTGTTTTAGTTCAATTGTGTTTAAAACTAGTAACCTTGTGTGAAGTACGTATTCGAAATGAATAATTCGGCTGCAAAGGTATTATCTAAACCATAATAGACCCAAAAATACATATCCATAAtgcttctattattatttaaaggcaACTTTAAATTTCAGGTGGGCGAAATATTTACAGAAGCCGGTGCAGCTTTTAATAAACTAGCAGAAATGACGATGATGTTGCACCCAATGACGGAGCAGCAACCAAggtttgtttcattttataaaaaaataaattatttagaacaGGCTATTGATTTAGTACAGACATAAACtattatttgaatacaaaagtatatttttaatacaattgccGTATCCTTCctgtgaaaaaaaaacttattatgtaaacttatgttttttataatcaagctataaaatcaaaaatactggcttatatgagaaatataagcaaagttatattttttaatttaaaattttacttttggaaatagtgaaatataaaataaatgtttgttttatatcttgAACCAACACTTGAACTAATTCATTAGGATTAATTCAAGCAAGAGAATATGTTACTTGTTTGCCTTATATAAATTAGGTGAATCCCAATGATACTTTTGAactaatatacaaatatcaacatttctattttttttgtcttgattattattaattgataaatacaaacatttacaGTACACAATCAAAAACACCagttaaaagaaaaattcaGGACGAGCGATTGGGAAGCAATAGTGGTTCGGGTCAGGTAAGCATATAGGAGAgatatatagtatatgtttaCACCGCTGAGTTTCAATTCATGACTGATCTTTATTTCAATTCTTCAAAAGGTCTGCTTGTTTGGTGGTAAATCAATCTTTCTATACATTACTGGTTGTAgcttatgtttttaaaatagtttaatttctaCAACAAtaactgattttattttgatattttctaaaatacaaTGGTATGTATAGTATACACATattcaaaactattttaaattaatattttgtattaaccTGATGGCTAATTCAGTAAGTAAAAATgagatttaatgtttttcttaatttgGACAAATCATTTGATTCTATGAAGTATGAAgtgatacaaaataattaattcatagaTCCTAATTAGTTGAAGCTTTGTAGATTTAACATTTATTGATATAGGGATAAATAGTAGAGGATTGTACTGTATACGACTATTTAATAATCATGGGTCAAATCTTGCAAGTCAAATagtttactaaattgttatagTACagatatttaaactaaattaaatgtttcatttatatcattcaaatatttatgattaggCAGTGACGATAGATGAGGGTTCCTTGTGTTTTTCTTCTCAACAGTAcctaataatttttcaaacatatatatctgtaatgtttgtttgtaatgtttGTCTGAGTCTTAGCCCTCAATAATCAGTTAAGATTCAAATGTTCctacaactgggccatctcacttTATTGTAAGGATGCAATACTAATAGAATTTCTGAATGTACTGTAATGTATGTTTTGTAACATAGAcctagaataataaaattatatatttttcaggtAACATTTAACATGCTAAATGCTTCGGAGTCTGAAATGGATGTTGAGGGACTTGGCAGTGATGTCAAGTTGGAGTTTGAATCCAGCACAGAAGAAGTTACAACAACATAAgagtaaaaaaaatgaataccagaatgtttattttgttataagttGTACATAAttagaatatacaaaatttttaattttagttataataattaaatgttcagATTATTCTCTTAGATGAAAACATTGGATCTTTCTATTCCAAGAAGAAGAAGGTGATTCATAAATCTTAATATGTGTCTGGTCATTCAAAATATCTTCAATTTCTTGATCTACATTATCTCGAAAATTCAGTGAATCAAATAACTCAAAAACTTTACCAGACCTCTTCATTCTTCTTTGAGCATTTTTATAACACTTCCATGGTTGTGGTTCTATAACAATTGATTTCGAATTATCTTTGAgaaattttaagaatttttgtAATCCTAAATCACCAATGTTAATATGTATCCACATTGTGACcgaaaaacaaaatactatatCAAACATgtctttgttttcatttttaatatattcttgtatTTGTTTACACCCATTTTCTGTAGTTATATCTATTGTAACAAATGAAATAGCATTATTAGTGTTTCGTTCTTGAGCTCTTTCTATTAAAGTAGGGTCAATGTCGATgcctaaaatttttatattgcttttaggatacatagtttttaaataaatatatagttctTCTGTAAGTTCTCCAGTATTACAGCCTACATCTAAACAATGAATATTCTCACTCTCTATGTGTAAAAACATTGTAGGGTGTAAGTTATTTATTCTTTCTTTTGAACTGTGAAATGAGTAGTAGTTTATAAAGTTGCCATATCTTGCTGCTCCAGGATTATCTCCAGTAAATGACAAATCCTTAATACCATGTGACATATtaggttaaattatatttatttgtaaagtaaaagttttgtaaataatgtagTTGTCGGCAATAAAAGTACTGAGTGTGCTGTTATTTTATAGCTAATAACAGTTATACAAAGGTAAGaagattttataattgaaactaGTTAGTAAATATATCAGTAAAACTAAAGTAAATTCAAGAGGAAACTATTAACTAATAGAACTATTTATAGCTACTTGATTGTCGCACAGACCCTAAGTTGTCATTTGTCAGCTGAGCTGTCAGGCGTCAGCTGAGTGCTGACACTATTTATTTGACATAGTGTTGACACGACGCGTGATGTGTTGCCAGAGACAATTTTTgcaactttaaacaaaataaaactttttaataacttttattataaagaggattgttaatgattaataattttgaataggaCGATTAACTATAATTGTAATggcgatatttttaaatgagcagaaattaaaatgtaagcGAAGTGAGGCGATGCAAGGAGAGGAGAGGAAAGACAGAGAAAGAGAAGAGAGAATATAATTACTAAttcaaactatatattatagtacTATAGTACTaaagttttagtattttattggATCAGACTGGAACTGACTCATAGAACCGTAACCCATTACATGACATGACTGTAAGGTAAATTGCTGCTGCTGCGAGGCGCCAGTTTCACCTGCGACAAAGATCTACGAGACGTCATCagtagaatataaattttataattatgagacaatatgagacaacatcacatacattactctgatcccaatgtaagtagctgaagcacttgtgttatggaaatcagaagtaacgacggtaccacaaacacccagacccaggacaacatagaaaactaatggtaatctacatcgactcggccgggaatcgaacccggaacctcagagtggcgtacccatgaaaaccggtgtacacgccactcgaccacggaggtcgtcaaaattaaatataaactaatggTAATCATCTGTTCTTATGTGAATCTAAAATTGTTCAGTATTGTCTCAAATGAATGTAATAGTTAaactaaagtaattataaaatctctGTTTTATTTAGTACTACTGCTGAAGAAACATAATTAGCCTTAATAAAAGTGCCCATGATGTTTGTTTTGTACTTTATGGGCAATGTTTTCAACGCTGTTTTGTCAGCAAcaagggatgtaagggggcacaaactacaccttagtgccccaagccaacctcacctgcccgttgtgcatcctgccgaccagcaaacgaggctctggcgaccgactgatggcggtataactattaaataaaataggcgTAGCggaataccacaggccggtgacgggcagcagcgtcaccgttgcgagaagctacgccctgcgatcgccaacccgcctgcccagcgtggcgattatgggcaataacCTCCACATGctgcacacacgcaagccacggcccccagttcccggcagccccgctattcctcgtcatggtggcgacgatggtaacggcgggacggggggtgctaagaatcaccgggctacgggaggccaccacaaccgactgacccttgcgacgtacaacggacgcacgctacggcttgactcgcatctagcgcaacttgaggtagaacttgggaaaattaggtggcacatattagggctatgtgaagtccgtagagagggagaggacaccgtaaccctcgaattgggccacctaatgtacttccgagagggtgaccaacaatcccaaggtggcgttgggtttctggtaaataagtccctagttgacaacgttgtggaaatctccagtgtgtcgaacagggtagcgtacctcattataaagctcaccgagaggtacagcctcaaggtggtgcaagcatacgcaccgacctcgacacactcggacgatgaagtggaagaattattcgatgacatatcgagggccctccacttcaccacgaaaacccactacaacgttgtcatgggggactttaacgctaaagtgggagtacagaactgcagcgaatcggtagtaggaccccatggatttggaagcaggaatcatagggggcaaatgcttgtcaacttcctcgaacgggaggggctcttcttgatgaactccttcttcaagaagcagccgcaaaggaagtggacgtggcaaagccctgacactatgacaaaaaatgagatcgacttcataatgacggacaagaggcatatattcagagacgtctcagtgattaataGGTTCCATAcgggtagtgatcaccgactcctccgaggctctctgaatatcaattttaagtccgagcgcgcccgtctgatgaagtccacgctccgaccaaagctgctccaaaccattgcgggatctgaaacattccagtcaatcctggagaaccgattcgctgctgtggaaaccacaactgacgtaaaccagaacctcgaaaatgtagttcgaattctcagggaagaaggcacgagatattgtggcatgcagcgtaagggcaggaagtccaacctttcggaagagactttggggctcatgaagaaacgacgtgaaaacccacccgtcacttcgtcagagaaacggcaattaaaccaagagatcagcaggcgcgtacgacacgacctccggtgctccaatactcttgcaatagaaagagctattgagcagaatcgggggtctaaggtgttcgtacagtctcttggaaggagccacctgacgaagttgaccacagcaagtggagaagccgtttcttctaagccggcagtactttcggaagtagaggacttctacggccggttatacgcatcgcatgcatctcgacctgatcccgaaaatgaggatcctagagctacattaacacgccatttctccgaagacccgcctgaagtcagtattggcgaaatcgtgactgctcttggacagcttaaaaatggaaaagcccctggagaggacggcgttaccacagagctattaaaagcgggaggtaaaccggtacttaaggaacttcagacgctttttaactcggtcctcttcgaagggagaactccggaggcgtggagtaggagtgtggtcgtcctgttcttcaaaaagggagacaaaaccctgctgaagaactatcgtcccatatccctactgagccacgtctataagctgttttcaagagtgatcacgaaccgtcttgcgcgaagattcgacgaactccaacccccggagcaggccgggtttcggaacggatacggcaccatagaccataTCCATACAGTGcagcagattatacagaagtcccatgagtataatcggcccctgtgtcttgcattcgcggactatgagaaggcctttgactcggttgaaatctgggctgttctggagtccctgcagcgttgccaagttgattggcgatacatccaagtgatgagatgtctctacgaagctgccaccatgtccgtccgagtacagaatcagcaaacaaatcccataccattgcatcgaggagtgagacaaggggatgttatttcccccaaattgttcactaatgcaatggaggatatgttcaagacgctgaactggaaaggacgtggcattaacatcaatggcgaatacatctctcacttgagattcatagacgacatcgtcatcgtggcagaaacgctgcaggacctacaacaaatgctgaacgagctggctgattcttctatgcgtatcggcctacggatgaacttggataaaaccaaggtcatgttcaatgaacatgttctaccggaaccgactacgatacacggtaccatcctcgaagttgttcaaaaatatgtctacctcgggcagactctgcgattaggtagaaacaaccttgaggacgaggtgaatagaagaattcagctgggttgggcagtgtttgggaagttacgtcgaatcttaacatcgtcgatcccacagtgccttaagacgaaagtcttcaatcagtgcgtcctacccgtcatgacatacggagccgaaacgtggacactcacgacaaggctggtccaccagcttaaagtcgctcagcgtgctatggaaagggctatgctcggcgtttctttgagggatcgcatcagaaatgaggtgatccgtcaaagaaccaaagtcatcgatatagcccaccggattagtaagctgatgtggcagtgggctggtcatatttgtcgtagaaccgacaaccgttggggaaaacgtgttctagagtggagaccgcgtctcggcaaacgtagtgtaggacgtcctcaggcatggtggagtgacgatacacgcaaggcggcaggcaggagctggatgcgagtagccggagaaagaccacagtggcgtgcactgggagaggcctatgtccagcagtggacaaaaataggctgatgatgatgatgatgatgatttgtcAGCAACAGATGATCCCACGATGCTAGAATAGGCTTACTTCTGCGAGCATAAGTCAGGGCTGATTGGCTGCGCGACATACCGGTACCAACCATGACAACATACAGCATCAATGCAAATTTCTAACGACAATTGATGCATTgcatattactaaaaaaaaagatactgaAGAAGATACTAAAGAAGAAGAAattacttgttttataaaactataaataattacctaataatataaacatataaaattaaaaatgttaaaaaatatacattttactctcaatagttttttttgtgaaatggtattataatattatttatttattgtactacattttaaatttctaaagcGACCAATtacgagaaaaatattttaatcacattAGATTTATTTAAGGGGGTGtcatttgtgaaaaaaataaattaaaaagaataaaattgaaattgcgTCACATTACAACAGGACCTTTAAAGCAATTTAACGTGACACAAGCAATTTAATGTTCGATATAACAAGTACGAAAAAGAATgttgtatttagtaaaataaaaaccacAACGTTAAAAAATTGCCAAGGTACAGAataatatgtcaataaaattatggcacaactaaaagccattaaaccacgAATTGAACTGAATAAAATTATGACATCAGCACACAAGCTCAGGAATATTGGTTTTCTAGTGGATGATGAGTGGCTAGGCACTCTGTTACTAGCTGGTTTACGAGAAGTGTATCAACCAATGATCATGACCCTGGAAAGCTTGCTTAAGAGTCGCAATAACAACAAAGAATACTTTTTTACATTCTAGCTAAGCTGGTTTTATAAGTCTTTAGAACATATAGAGCTATATGTGCTTTAAGCCAATAGGCTataactgttttttaaaatcaattttgtataattttgtagaggttaaggaacccagtaaaaagtgtttttttttatttctagaataTATTTGCCGAAAAGTATCATAtcaaatattccatatttaaatagcgcgtcatcataagcccggccaatcaggactTATCActtgacaaacgtttaaaaaattgcatttttatttctggataaatatatttttgaataaaataagtataatttcaaCTTTCgctaataaataaccatttttaaactcaaaatatatacttattacaataattgacactttatttttcgcattgtcaaatagcctattcttatAACACGTTATGTCTCTATAAGATTATCGTTAGATAAATAATCAGTATTGTATACCTAATGTGCCTACCCCAATAAAACAAAggaattatatatcatatatggtCAGTACCGTGGTGTAGGTCCATACGATAGTTTCAGCTACGTTTATTTACATTGCGTGTTAACAAAACACACTACGTTAATTGCGCTGCACCAATGCGTGGAATGGACAATGAATCCAGTGAGATTAACTTGTTTACcataatagtataaattaattcttgaagaaatttcaaatttggaaaaatagtaataataatagtaaacatttaatgaaattaagtgTAGTGTGTGGACCAACAAGTCAgagtactttttttatttaaagtattttttataaataaaccattaatagaaatatcattatttatataattacgatgttcattaaatacaaaacttTCGATTATGTTGGTATGTCTTAATGAAGAAGATAGTATTTATACGGATAGATCACACGTTGACAGCTGTTTTAATGTGATAAAAGACAAAGAATCTTGCAATTACACGCAACTTAAAGAAATCATTTTACAATAACACTTTGAAATACCGACGAAATTTTATTCGCTACTTTATAacgttaagtatatttttaagatttatttgtatagCTGGCAAACGAGTAGGcgcaggctcacctgatggaaattgCCTAGCACAGCTAGGGACAAGGCGGCACCGGGGAACTTTAATAAAAGTTGCTCTTTCTTAAAGGTTTCCTCTTAATGTTTCTACGGTTCTGATAAACCGCCGATGATTCCACAGAATGGTTgcgcgaggcagaaaatgcagTAGAAGATGATGAGTGAACCAACGtctctagtttttttttttgtcaagctgccaatttttttttgtaataaattataatatctgaTATGACGATATGGTATGTGCTTTATTGTACGTTGATTGTATTATACCAGTTAACAACTGAACGTTGAACTTTCAGCTTAATCCGATAACCGATGAGTGAACACTTAGAATAACGAAAaacaataattcattttatatgatattagaaaagtgtttttatatattggaTCGAAGCTTATAAGACTGGctacctaatttattttattgtgtgtcATTTCTTGTAATGTTTATTCTTACTGGCGGGAAAACAGGCAGTTCCGTGtttggaaattaaatatattattcaatattaaatatatatgtatcgaaaacgaacatttaaaatgttcgactgatttagatatttatatatcgttCCTACGATAGTTGAACGAAGAGATATCGAAAGAAAACAAAATCGCGAGCgcaaataaatgttgattatcGTAACttgtataaatacttaaagtgaaaattttcagttaaaaacaaaacaattgttATTTGGCGTTGCAATTAACCATATGTATATAGGATTGCAATCGTAAAATGTTCAAAATCGACTTAAGGTATAGTATTGATGTTGTCCGACCGATGTCGGTGACGGCGGATAATCTCATGGGAGATCAAACCACTACGCAGGATTTATTGTAGTGCACAGAACACAGGTGCGCTATAGTCTGTCATCTCAAAAACCAATGGGACGGCAAGTCGACATGACcggaaagagaaaaaaaaagaaaaagaccGTTCAGAAAAAAAcagctttacgtgctttcaGAGGCATggataaaaaaaccttttaccAGTCCGACCTCGGGTGTGAACCCAGAACCTCGGGGTCTGTGGCCTTATATCGAGCCATTAGACCAACTAATACACTATTTATAGTGCATTTATGTAATTCCTGCATATCACATTTTGAAAAACGATTAAATCTTCGTCGTGTTTTTGGGTCAGTTCTTAGATATAAGTTCCAAAGAACTCGACGTAGAAAAAACTCTAAAGTGTAATTTTGTTATTCTATCCATACAATGAAAAATCTTctttgctttaaaaatattaatattttcttatttttcattTGCACATCgtcaaaagtaaattaaataggttaataatatatatacattagtgATATAACATAAGCTATTATTTCGCTACGGTTCGATACGACTCTTACTTTCTTTAATCGTACATATCCGTGGTTCCTTATACTGCACATCCTCATCCACGCTACGGATTGCATTCGCATGGTCAATGCCTACTCAAATCGACCTTGGACCCTGTACACGCGGCATTAAAGACACATTTACTTCAGTTTCATACTTTGCAAGTGTAACTAATAGAGCTGAAACCGGTCGTCCGTGAGTGAAACGTGGGACTACAACGTCCTCATGGAGCACGCGAATACATCtgcaattattgttttttcatGCGCACATATAAATCTGAAACACGCATCAAAAGTAGTAGCATACGTGTGTCTCGCTTTTTACTGTGCATTTTATCGGAGAAATTGCGTTGGAAAATAGTTCTCCATCATTTCAAGTTCAGTTACGTAAGTGGGCGTGCAAGAGAATTGGTGCGGAATGGCGGATGTTTGGTGGTGCTAGTCGGTGAAGCGACGCGCCGTTATAAGCTCGGATCGTTTCCCTCGACCATCAGTCGACGCTAAGCCACCCTCATAtacgttaatttaatttttaaagtgtagtgcgtttaaattaatagaaacaTGTGCGCTTCATTTCGGATAGCCGGTTTATTAGTTATCTGTGTGGTTGTCGCCTCTGGACATGTTCACGGGCCTCGAAGATCACGTCGGATGGATATAGAAGATTACGAGCAAAATGAAATTGACAGTGGCAGAGCTGATGAAGGATCTTGGTGGTCCTCCGCTGAGTTCAACATTTTACGAAAAGTTTACGATGATTGCAGTGCGCAGAAACACTTAACGACGTGCCTTAAAGGAAAAGCCCTAACGGCTCTGACAAGAGCAGTAGAGCAGGTGAATGAGTGTTCTTAGTGGATTTCGTGAGAAGTGAATTTGTTTGAAAT
The nucleotide sequence above comes from Vanessa cardui chromosome 7, ilVanCard2.1, whole genome shotgun sequence. Encoded proteins:
- the LOC124531244 gene encoding uncharacterized protein LOC124531244 — its product is MNNSAAKVGEIFTEAGAAFNKLAEMTMMLHPMTEQQPSTQSKTPVKRKIQDERLGSNSGSGQVTFNMLNASESEMDVEGLGSDVKLEFESSTEEVTTT
- the LOC124531243 gene encoding probable RNA methyltransferase CG11342 yields the protein MSHGIKDLSFTGDNPGAARYGNFINYYSFHSSKERINNLHPTMFLHIESENIHCLDVGCNTGELTEELYIYLKTMYPKSNIKILGIDIDPTLIERAQERNTNNAISFVTIDITTENGCKQIQEYIKNENKDMFDIVFCFSVTMWIHINIGDLGLQKFLKFLKDNSKSIVIEPQPWKCYKNAQRRMKRSGKVFELFDSLNFRDNVDQEIEDILNDQTHIKIYESPSSSWNRKIQCFHLRE